A region of the Dromaius novaehollandiae isolate bDroNov1 chromosome W, bDroNov1.hap1, whole genome shotgun sequence genome:
TAGCCTCTTCATGACATTCTCAATAGTCAGTATTTGGGAATTTAAAGAGCTTGACCTTCCGATTTCTCCAACAAGAAAccacaaaagagaaaacagaggtcaaaaaaaattaaatgccccaaatattttattcataagtCACAGACATTAAAGGTAAAAGcgcatcttctttttttttttaaataccagctTATCAGGATCTTTGTTTTATGGCGACTTGAGagtatttttacaattttttttttaacaattttttctaAGAATTCTTCCAGTTAATTAAtagcattttcctttaaaaagggtTCCCTCCCAACTAAAATAGCGATTGTATTAACCACAGGTTGCAGTAAGTCTTGTTCTCGGACAGGCTGTAGTATGGTAGTGAATCGTTCTTTCCGAAGCATCAGTTGCTCCGTTTCCTAGCATTTCATCACAAGGACGGCTATGGTTTGCAGCGCTGGACGAAGCGAGGATAGAGACAGACATCTCTGATATGGTGCCTGTTCAGGATCCAGGTCAGGAATCGTTCCAACCCCAAACCATATCCACCATGAGGGCAGGTACCGTATTTCCTCTgtgaaattaaaagcagaaagaagatacTAAACATGCAATTATTACCTAAATAACAAGCTAAATAacaccagcagaaaaaaaaatacaaaatcattttctgaatGAATGACAGGGAAACTGGATTATGGTCTTCCCAGATAAGATAGTTGTGTTCAGCTTCTGAGGGGAAAGACTAGAAAAAGGAAGCTGAAAACGAAAGTCTTAATGACCTTTTTTCAGCCTTGTCCTTTTCACTAGGTAGAGCTATTCAAGTCTGAAGAGACCAATCTGTCTTCATCTAAAAAAGAAGGGCCTCACAAAGGTAGTGCATGGCAGAAGACATTACGAGAGGCACATACCAGCATAAGCCAGTCTCATGAAGGTGATCTGTAAGGGCAGTGTGCACCACAGCAAGCAAAAGCAATTTCAACAGAACAGAAGCTGTTACCCACTGCATTTTGCAAATGGCTAAATGATCATCTACTTCTGGCcataaaaaaatgtttcccatTTAGACTGCATCACTTTaagaggagtttaaaaaaaattcgGATACCATGTTCCCTGACAGGCAGGGCATGGAATCTGTTCTACGCACCTGGTCGGTGTACCAGTAGTACGGTGTGGGATCGATGCCCTCTCTCTTGTAGCCTTCTATTAGCTCCTCACTGTCCCAGATACGCATAGAGCCTCCAACAATCTCACCAACATTCGGCATCAACACATCGACCTACAACGCACAGCACGAGATAAGCTAGTACAAATAAGCTGTCTGCAGAAGGTGGAAGGAAAAAGAGCCCAAACATAAAGCATATTTCCATAACACTTTTTACCATATAATTTTAACTCTatgagggaagaagggaaggcagTTCTTATTAGACTCAGCTTATAGATGGAAGAAACCAACTGACTAGGTTCTCCAGTTTAATCTCTGATTGAGAACAGCACCTACTcttcctggctgccaaacggctcGTGTTCAGACAACAGGCTTCAAGAACAGTCAAAGGAATATTGTCTTTAGATTATTTATAAGCACTTTAGAGttgctttgtttattttagtaCCAACAAGCCATGCCAAGAGACTCCCAAAATGAAATGTGATAAGAATTCTTCAAGTTTTTTGCTGTAATACTCATTCATTTTATGCTCATTCACACAGACTTTCCCACCCCGTTTAGGAGCCTGTAACATAGGTAAAACACCAACTCACAGATTCTGTAAGCCGGGAATCCTCAGAACAGCGCGGCATATAAAAGGACTTTATCTCTGCAGGAAATCGACACAACAGGATTGGCTCATTAATGGTGTCTGTCATTAGTCTCTCAGGAGCTTCAGGAATATCCTACGATTAAAGAAGacttattaatatttaaaactaGAAACACTACAAAATCTCAAGGCCCACAACACATCAGGCAGGAAAGACAGACAGTTTCAGACCACACATATCCACACATTCACCCATTGTACctaaatatttaatcaaaattaTCTTAGAAGAACTCAAGAaactttatataaatataaataatccTCACAGTGTTTTAGACAGAAAGCTTATGAAAAGTCCAACCTGAAGGGAGACTTTCCAAATGACTAGTAAACATTGAAGAGCCTAaattccttcctccccccaaacTGTTTTCCATAAACCTTAAAACTAAGTTTAAGTGCTTCCTTGTTATGTATACAGGGCTATTTATTAATAAACTCAACTGATTAATTACAGCCATGagagtattttgttttttaaattttctgactGAAATTTCATAAACGGTGAAACATCAAGCAAAGTGTACAACCAGAAATTTTGTTTTAACCAAATCAGCAGTTTTAGTGTTTAAAAGAGGGGAGACGGGAAGGATGACACCGCAGTTACACAGATAGACCATGGCTTGTTAAACATTGTTTAGTTAAAAACTCCTCCTATCCCCCAAAGGTTTCACTCTTTCAGCTGATGGTAACACACATTTCTTAGACTACAAGTTAAAGTCAGAATACtagagttttctttaaaaagaaagaacagccacACGTGCTGGTTACTTGTTTTTAATCCAGCCAAACGCTGTGTTGCAGCACTGCCTTGCTGTACACAGCAAGGAAAGGGTAAGGAAGGGATAGGAACATAATCTTTCTCACAAAGCAAGCATCCATCTGAaatggagcagggaggggagagcagaATCCCCATTTCCCTATGGAACCGAACGTTCAATGCGGTATGAAGGTCTTTCCCTCTATAATCCTTTCatacagcagcaggaaaaaaaaacccagcacaccAGATTTCAAGCAACCAGTTTTTCTTCAGACTTTACTCTGTAGACTTTAAAGTTAAGGAAATCATATCATCTCTGCCTACAAACCCTGCTTCTCTTAAATCCTTTTATGACTATGGCTACGCCACCACCAAGTCCTACTGAGTTCCTTAAAGCATTCTGCCTTACATGCTGGCAAGAAGCGAGACGGGGAACAGATGGACACATGACAAAACGGGGTTTGATTCCAGCGTTCCACGTCACTGCATGAAAACCCAGGCCCCACTTGCACCTCCCAGTGCAACTGCAGTACAGCATCGCTACATCTCCCAGCACAGTCCAGGCCTGAGATTCATAGCAAAATCCACTTTGACTTAAATGGGACTAGAATTTCACTCATCAGCATCATCCTAAACAAAACAGCAGATTTcacacagcaacaaaaaaaatccaatagcATCATGGTCCAAACACATTCTTCTTCCAGTCACTGACTATTACACCTTTAGTGCAGGGCTacgggattttgtttgtttgttttaattcctcAAAAGGACTTACATCTCCAAACTCGTAGTAAGTGCCATCTTCCTTCTTCACATCGTGTTCCTTTAACCATGCAATGGCATCAGTATAGTTCATCCGTCGGAACGGACGTTTAGGGGGCTGGAAGCCCTACAAAGAAGAACAGGCATAAAAATGGTTAGAAGTGTATCTTTAAGAAGGAACTTTTAGAAATTTTTCTAATTGATCAGCAAGTCTATTTCCAGACTTAAAGTATATACATGACTCTTTCCAGCTCATGCATCAATAAATTGTTAGTTAAAAGATCAAGCTCAGAGAAGTGCTGAAGCAAGAACCAAACACAGCTGTCTACCCAATGCTGTACAGTTCACAGAACAGATGCTGAAAAAGatggcaggagaaggaaaagcgTTTTCAAGACGGGCTCCTTTTGTGACTTCATTGCATACGTAGGTGTTAAACTGACCGTTCTGCAGAGGCTCCACACGCAGGGCCACAGGGCGCTATGCCACGACAGAACACTGCCACCTTCCCGCACACAGCCATCCCTTTGTGAGAAGGTCACAGggtggctcctgcctgtgctatTTCCTACCTCGTCCCAATCTCAGCCCAAATTTAAAAGTGAACAAGCAGTAAAAATGCAGTGTTTATCAGGAAAATAAGTCAAAATAAATGGGAATGACTGAGTCTATACGTCCTATGAGAGAAGAGCTGGAGATGGAAATAACACTGTTTAAGAGGCTGCTAACTTCCTTTGCAGAGACAACAAAGACAGCGTGTCTCTAACAGAGGATAGCTTTACAGACCTCCAAGTTCCACAATAGAAAGTAAAACACCAAAGTTGCGTCACTGCTCCCTTGTGCTCAATCTGCAAGTACCAGCTGGTCAATACTACCAGCTCTGGGACAAGTTTTGTTCCACTGGTACAGTACACACTACGGTACACAGCTGGCTCCTGGACCCTACCAGTCTGTAACTTCTCCCACCGcagtccctgctcccgggagcaCAGTTACCAGCCTTGCAGCATCATCGCTCTTTTGATATGACTGAACATTGCTACAGAAGCAGAGCTCGCTGCCATGCCCTGTCTTTTCCAAACGGACGGACGTGCTGACTGTGAAAGGCTAAAGATCAGGTTTTCTAGTCTATTCAAGACTGTTTTCCACACTGCTGCCTACCGGGTTTAGGTCATGCAGTAAGCTTGCTGCAGGTGATTTCAAGACTCTGTCCACTACATCACAGACCAAGTTCTCCAGACGGTCCAACAACTCCTCAAAACTTATAAAAGGGCATTCAGCTTCAATGTGAGTGTATCTGAAACACAAGGTCATACcgttacaaaacacacacactagCAAGTTATCTTCAGCTATGAAAAAAGCCTCAAGAACCCCCTTTATCCCCTTTTTCATTTCTCCCACTTCTAAATTGTAAAGGAAATAAGGCTGTAAACACATTGTCAAGGAAACAACAGTATCAGCTGTATTTTCTAAATagataaaacttaaaaattatgTCAGCTCTGTTTAGCCCAAGTCTTCGTTCGGTAAACGCCAACGTATTACGACCCACTGGTCATTCACAGAGACAAGATGCTGCCCCAAAAGAACTTTTGCTCAGTCCTTCCCTATTACCCTAATGCAGTCTCCTCACTGTACATTCCATCATCCAACTGTCTGCTGCTTCCCTGCTTTATACTTTCATTTATACATACGTAATAAATATGCATATTTTCTCCATACTCTGCCAAGTGTCTGCGCGTCCTGGATTGCTCAGCTCTGTATGACTGAGCGATACAAAAAACATCTCCCAATGCCGGAAGGCAGGTCTCCAGGTAGAGCTGGGAGGATTGTGTCAAGTACGCCTCTTCACCAAAATAATCCAGCTTGAATAGGGTCGAGCCTCCTTCAACCTGTGTTTGGACTAAAGTTGGTGGTGTAACCTGTAAAAGAACAGGACTGTCATTACTTCAGTGCAGAATTAAGGACAATGATGACAACATGCAAGAGCAGTGACGTAAGGCACACTCTTCCAGAACACCCTCTACAAAGCTTTTGTACATAAGCATACAAGTACTTCATTCTGACATCCTTCATATCCTAAGCAGAAGTGTGCAGGTTTTTTGTGAATCATGCTGTAACACTTACATGCCCCAGAAGTGTCTACATATCTTTGGAGATTTCAGGCTATGTCTATAAAAGCAATCAAATAAGAGTTTCCTAACAAACAGCTTCTCTTTCGCTCATTTTAGGTCAGTCAGAAAGTCTATACAGTTCTTCCAAGAACAAGATGGCTCTGAAGAAAGGAGATTAAAGAAGTCAGTTGCAGACAAAGAGAAATACACTTACTTCATAGTATCCATTGGCAAAGAAGTGATCCCTGAAGACCTGTACTACCATGGAGCGCACCTTGAAGATTTTTGACATATTCTCGCCACGAATCATCATATGCCTGTTGTTAAGCTGCACGTCAACCTCTGAATCCTCATTGAGTAGGTTGTCAGCCCCTCCTGCCGGGGCCAGACCGATAAGCTCCCAGTAGTCGCAGTTCAGCTCGTGGCCTCCTGGAGCCTGCCAATTTGAAGAGCAGCAACAACTTTAGTCCACTTTTTGTCACTCGGATGTCACCATGTGGCATCTCAACAGAGATGCTAATTCTTCCAGTTTAAACAAAAGATGCTAAAGCCCTTCTAAATGCAGTTATTTTGAAAGTGGCTGCTTCGTAACCCAGTCATACCACTTCAGTCATATCACCCCTGAAAAACACCATTTGTAACCCATCATACACCTTTCAGACTTAACTGTAGGACTGAGTACTACTGCCAGGTAATTAGAAGATAAACGGAACACATCTAGAAACTCAGGTGTAATGTATCATAGAGAACTGGGTTGATTCTGCAGGAAGAACGGGATGCTGAGAGGGCAGGTGGAACTCCTTACTATCTTCAACTATTTAATGGGTGGTtacaaagaagatggagccagactcttcttggaggtatCCAGCAAAAGGACAATGGTCACAAATTACAGTAAGGTGGTTTCAAttggatataaagaaaaaattcttcacacCAAGGGTGGACAAACTCTAGAGCACGGACCTAGAGAGACTGTTCAAACTCAgtccttggagattttcacaAACTCACTTGGAcaaggccctgggcaacctggccTAACACTGGCTCTTCTTCAAGCAgcagttggaccagatgaccttcagaggtccctcCCCCTCCCAACCCACAACCCTTCTATCTAGCTTACGCTGGCACAAAGTACCTCCCTGTATGCCTTCAGGAACGTCACACCACACAGACACAGTGAGAGGCCTCCCATATATTAGAAGACAATGCCAACTCAAAATTGCTGTATGACATCggaaatattttgttctttgtaCTGTTTGAGACACACTCTGGATGGCAAACTCCCAAAGAAGTCAAAAGAAGCTGCTTAGATCATGACAGGGGAGGAACTAGCTCACTACGTATATGGTTACCTTTAAGTTTGCCTGTCAGAGAGGCCTGAGCAATCTTTCTGCACTAGGAAACATTTCACCATTATGTGAAAGCAGGAAATTTCATACTGACTCATTTCCCCCATTCTGTTCCCTACTACATGGCAAACAGAAGTCCCAGACCCGGGACTGAGCCCTCTCCAGCTGCTTGGGCTACAGAACTGACCTCTGCACTTCTGGTGCCAGAAGCTCCCCTGTGTGAGTCACAGGAGAATGTGCTTTTGGTGCCCAAAACATATTCTTCCCCTCCGCACCCAGTATTTTCAAGAtataaatgcagtttaaaaagtCTAATCAATGGATATTTGACTCACTGTAAACAACATACAAATCTGGTGTTTTAGTGTACTGAAGCATTATATTGCTGTGACGAGACAAGAAAACGTAAGCAATGGACTCAAGCTTAACTGAGCTTGTCACTCTAACCTTAGGTAGAACTCTTGGGGACAGGACCCAAGTGGCAGGGAGAACTAGAAAAATTAAGCCTATCTATCCCAGTTTCATCTGGAAGACATGCCGGTAATGGCCAACAGTACATGGTTTACAAAACAACCGAATTATATGCAAAGCACCACACAGGAGTTCCACATTGACCTTATTTTATATACTATGCGAAGCCACAGAGAGGACTGCTTTGCTCAAATACTGTCTAATGCATCTTGGAAACATTGTCTGAAACAGCGCAACAATGCTCCAAGATGCGGTTTTGTTCAGATATACTTGTCTGCTATCTTCCTAGAGTTAGCAAACTTACTCAAAAGAACAGACATGAGAATATAAATGTCAATCTacgagaaaggaaaacaaattctcgCTTCTATAGCTGATGACAATTTTGAGTATGTATCTAAAGGAAGAGGTAAGCTTACAGAATAGCAAGATTAAATGTACATCTATTCTGTAAATCTCAACATGACTGCTTTGTGttctccttcagaaaaaaacaacgCTATAATTAGCTATCAAAAGTCCGTGTCTTAAAAAAGACTACTTGAGATTTAATCTGTCCTCAGCTTCCTTGCTGTTGTTGTATCACAAGTTTTGCAACACAGATGCACATTTACTTTTGTCTTTCAGTCAATTCTGTCAGTTAAGACAGAAGTCTTACAGTAATTTTGAATAAATACCCTGACATGGGCCTGCGTGTTCTGATGCGTATATTGAGTCACTGTCACAGAGAAGGGCTCCTAAAAGCTTCTCTGCTGCCTTCAGTTTGAATCCTTTTTAGGAGTCATTTTTCACACATAGCTCCTTAACATGGCTTTAGCCCCAACTCCAGATTCAAACAATTTTCTGAACAGCAACAGTTTGTAGATCTCAACTATGAGAAAAGTATGAGGCATAAGCACCATCATATTTTGAGGCTTAAAATCACATCTGCCCGGTCACTAATCTGAGACCACCATCATAAACAGTGTTACAAAGCAAGTCAACAGATTGCCTTGTTCTTACTCCTTCACTAGAGGACAAATTAATATCCTCATAACAAACAACATGGTGAAGAGTCTACAAGCACATCTCAGTAAGAGAAAGCGCTAAGCCCAAATTCTtgatcacattaaaaaaaagaataaaccttATTCACTACCTTTCCAAGGGAAAATAAAACGTCACTTAGTTAACACAATTTTACATTGATATACCCTATAAAATATCTACAGGATGTATCAGTGGAAAATTGTTTCAGGCAAAAGGTAAAGCAGAACAGTCACTTAGTTCTcgttctctctctcacacacacacgcatgcacgcactGAACTCCAGgtaactgctgcagcagctttaggtttgtgggttttgttttgttttgatttgatttttaaacaaattccCACTGAACTCAACCAGTAATTACGTCCAACTCTGCTTCTCGTCCCATCAGGAAAACGATAACCTGTTACAGAGCAGGAGAACCCAAACACACAGCCGTATCCAACTGCCGTACCTGCTTGCCTTCGGGAACAAGGGTCAGCACACCATACACGGCAACACTGCTCTCCGTAGACAGAAGTAGCCCATTGTAACACTGACACTacagagacaaaaagaaacaaagacgcGGTTAAGATAATTTTTAATTTCTAGTTTTCCTATGAGATCTACTGGAGTCATGGACAAGATTAACTCATAATGACTTCTAGTTAGTCTTCGCATTGACAAAAAACTCGAGTGGTACGAGATACAATTTAACAATAGTAGGATTTAATCAACAGGTTTAGGATAGCTTCCAATCATCtatataaaggaaaaacagatgagGTACGAACTCCGCATTTATTCATTTAGAGACAGAACAGAATTATATCATCACAACTTACCAGTTCATCTGAAAGGACACACTGTAGAAATCCTGTGCCGTCTCTCAAAACAATGAACATCAAATTTTTTCCTagttaaaaacagaacaaaaatgcagaaagccTCGGATTTATTCACTGATCCACTGAACAGACCCACCCCCAAAAATATTACCACCTGGTGTGCAGCTTATTACTGAAGGACTGTGAttgtgttaaaaaacaaaacaaaacaaaagatgctTCAGGTAAACACTGAAGCATTAGCTCAGTTATAGAAGCCTTTCACAGAGCTGTATTTTGTATAACTTGAGCTAAAATAAGCTTCAACAAACATCAACAGAAAAGCCAGCTGCAACCCCAACAGGGCTGGGATTGCACTGCCGTGCCATGACCTCAGCAAACGCACTCGGGTCCTGAGGGACTACAGGTCTGTCTGACAGAACTGATGAATGCACAGGCCCAAGTTACAGCTAACGTGGAGAAAGTGATGTCACGCTTCATCCACATCTTCACAAAAGCATCTGATGAGAAATTCTTTTTTCTAGGAACTAGAATCAACCACAGAGAAGCAGAACCAAAGAACTGGTCATGATATCCAAATCCACAACCACTTGGTCAAGTCCTTCAGTGAACAAAGATTATGTCTGAAGCCAGAATCAGCTTTGTCATACgcttctagatttttttttttttaatcacaagagAACACTAAAAGCAGCTTATCGTTTTCTGGCTTTGTACTGGAAAGTTTTACGCAAGCCTCTCACTCCCCAGCTGATGCCACCTTGCTAACTAGGGTATTGATCATTTTgaaagcaaacatactcactatACTTAAAAGTTATGCCACTTCACATAACTTAAAAAACCCTGATTTGTTGGTTTTGCCATGAGCAGATGCTAGTTAGCTCTTCAATTTGAAGGATTTGTTTAAGAGACGAAAAAAAttaagtcttttttaaaaaattctgtaggATTGGCCTCCAAATCAAACATCCCAAAGGCTTTGGACTAAGAAGTCTATACACATTCATACATGATGATTAAGAAACATCTACACACTCACACATTATGCAGAATTTGTCAGTGGTGCACTGCTCAATTTGGGACACCAAAGGGGATATCTAACTGATAGTCTAAAAACTTCAGAAGGAATCAAACACCATTTACACTAAGTTTCCAGATTTTGATGGCTACCGAATTTGTTCCATCTTCCTGCATAGGTTTGATAATTTTTAAGTGCTTGTGGTTTACCTTGCCTACGTAATCTGTGAATCCAGCCAAAAATCTTCACTCTTTGCCCTCTGTAAGCCTCCAGAGCACCAATCTTTACCTGCACAGCAAGGAATAAAGGCAATCAACTGTAGAGAAGTCAATCAGCATTTAGATGATGTTTTCCACATAATTACTTAGAATACAAGTATATATGACATTCTCCTCCCCAAAATATCTCCTCCCAGCACTTGAAGGGAAGTTCCATTCAAAATATGAGCACAGCTGCCAACACTGAACAGCTGTTTAGGAAGGAAAGAGTATTTTATCCAGTCACATCAAAGACAGCATGTTTGGACAATACTTGCAGGCTTCATGTTGAGCCTGTTCTATTTAGCAGACTCACTTTGCCCTAAAGAAACTAGGAACTGTAATACCTTCAATCAGTCAAGAAACTCACTTTGCCTTTGGCCAAATAGAGAAGTCAAAACACTCAACAGCTCACACCTGAAGACCAGAGCGTTCAGGTATTACTGGAACTCCAAGATACATTAAATCACCAGATAACTTGGAGATGACGTCCCAGAAACATTTTCTGGTGCTCTGAAGCGTGAGTGGACATCTCTGGattaatttctaaaaatattcaATAGAGGAGTTCAGTCAGCAGTCCAAGACGCAGAGGACATCACATCTGGATCTGGCATAGGTACATCTAGACGTGCGgctgaggcactgacactgctgtgggCGGAACAATGAATCCAGCAGGCTCCTTTGAGAAGGATCAGGCCTCAGTAAGTCAGACTGCTGGAGCGCGGTGGTCCCGAAGAGACAGCAACTGCTTCCAGCCCAGCTGGGTACAGCTGCCCCTttcacaaagagcagccatgcgagGGCAAGGCTCAAAGCAAAACCATCTTCCATACGCGCTACACAGGGCCTGTCCAAAACATCACCAAGCAGCACATGTAACAGCTGCTTCCTAAATTAAGGCTTGGACAGCCCCACCAAATCCAGCAGGACTGTAGGAATAACCAGAAAGAACGGCACTCCATGTCTCAACAACTTGTGTTCTCTAACTAGCAGCGTTTCTTCACTCTCCACCACAACAAGAATCACCTAAAGGAAGCAAAACTAATGAACTTTTTCAAACAGAAGTATGGTCTCTACCAGGAGACAGACACGGACACAGAAAAGTCTGATGCATGAACTGACAAAACCCAGATAACCATCAAGTGCACGAGAAAGATCAAAGTCCATATACTAGCAGACACaggtaaaagaaaaacaagattacATTTATGGTTAGCAACAAGACGGTGGCCTTCAACAGCTGCCAGTGCCACAAAGCAGGGTCAGAACCAATGTCTGTACAGAGAAGAAGCTGTAACTAAGGCCATGCATCAAGTACACGGGATCTTACTCACACATTTTGGCTCTGGAAGACTAGGATCATTCTTGATAACAACCTTCTTAGCTTCCTCTAGGTTCTTCTCTCTTCTCAAGAGATCTTCTGCCTGGTTGTTAAAAAATTTATTAAACAGTTGCTACGAGGCTTTGTAAGATTCTCACACCTCACAGTTACTGGAGACTATAACGCACGCTTACGGACAAGAAGCTTTGACATCACCCTACTAGGGCCTACCCTAGTACGGGAACCTTCTCATCAAGTCCACGACGAGAAACTACGCACAgaagcatttcatattttttccaggAAGACTAAAGGCAACAAATTGCAGTCATACAAACTCATCCAGTTTCAGTCATTTGCTCGTCCTAATCTAAACAAAGGCAAGTTGTAAATAACCTATATATAGAAAAGAATGATATAGGGAGGAACAAactgaaggtttttctttggggtgggggtggggtggctATTTAATGTCTTTGGGAAGGAAAGATGCTAATTCCAGCTCGGCATCATCTGCAACCTacctctttcttctccttagCCTCATTCTTCATTTGTTCCCTGTGCCATAGTTTTTTGACATTCTTCATCTGTGACTTTGAAATAATGCTCCATCTCTAGATAAATCCAGGGAGACAGCAGAAAATAAGAGATTACATCTGTGTCCTTCACACAGAGGAGCATCAAAACAACAATTTCTACTCAGAAGCTCTAATATTACAGtacctcattttctttttgcgAATCCACATAAATAGTAGGAAACGGTTCCTTTCCTGCTGTCATTAGAGCCtaaaaaggtgtgtgggggggagagaaTTAATGGCACTGTAAGTAAACTAAACCCATGCTGAGATAAAGCAGACTAAAAC
Encoded here:
- the NARS1 gene encoding asparagine--tRNA ligase, cytoplasmic, with amino-acid sequence MAGEGIGRTAALAMEELYVSEQEGSDSTGDGTQKKPFKTVLKALMTAGKEPFPTIYVDSQKENERWSIISKSQMKNVKKLWHREQMKNEAKEKKEAEDLLRREKNLEEAKKVVIKNDPSLPEPKCVKIGALEAYRGQRVKIFGWIHRLRRQGKNLMFIVLRDGTGFLQCVLSDELCQCYNGLLLSTESSVAVYGVLTLVPEGKQAPGGHELNCDYWELIGLAPAGGADNLLNEDSEVDVQLNNRHMMIRGENMSKIFKVRSMVVQVFRDHFFANGYYEVTPPTLVQTQVEGGSTLFKLDYFGEEAYLTQSSQLYLETCLPALGDVFCIAQSYRAEQSRTRRHLAEYTHIEAECPFISFEELLDRLENLVCDVVDRVLKSPAASLLHDLNPGFQPPKRPFRRMNYTDAIAWLKEHDVKKEDGTYYEFGDDIPEAPERLMTDTINEPILLCRFPAEIKSFYMPRCSEDSRLTESVDVLMPNVGEIVGGSMRIWDSEELIEGYKREGIDPTPYYWYTDQRKYGTCPHGGYGLGLERFLTWILNRHHIRDVCLYPRFVQRCKP